A stretch of Procambarus clarkii isolate CNS0578487 chromosome 20, FALCON_Pclarkii_2.0, whole genome shotgun sequence DNA encodes these proteins:
- the dare gene encoding NADPH:adrenodoxin oxidoreductase, mitochondrial: MTALFISIEHELRNHTRYSTVLGCRFRQLAARRLSRDVAYASSVPQVCIVGSGPAGFYTAQQILKSCATAQVDMYEKLPVPFGLVRYGVAPDHPEVKNCINTFTQTAAKDRFSFLGNVNIGSDVTFSQLKKAYHAVVLAYGAAQDTALNIPGESLHNVLSAREFVGWYNGLPEDADLKVDLDVESVAVIGQGNVAVDVARVLLTPVDILKNTDIPENVLESLSSSRVKRVTLIGRRGPEHIALTIKELREMINLQGCRPLFRQDDYQHLRGLIPNLPRPRKRLLELLAKTALDKPDAKLASSWAASERDWSFRFLLSPREILAAPGGQAVCGILLGKNRLEGDGLNQRAVQTDETETLECGLVLRSIGYRGINIDSLLPFNEQLGTISNDGGRVTGHNGVYVSGWISTGPVGVILSTMTSGFSTGKAIVADIEAGLVDASQPRGGNVEIMNILKERGVRPVSFDEWTRLDKYEVEAGTKLGKPREKVCNIKQMMNIIYQ; the protein is encoded by the exons ATGACGGCTTTGTTTATATCTATTGAACATGAGCTCCGAAACCATACGAg GTACAGCACTGTGTTGGGTTGCAGGTTTCGTCAGCTTGCAGCACGTCGCCTGAGCAGGGATGTTGCCTATGCCTCTTCTGTCCCTCAAGTGTGCATAGTCGGCAGTGGTCCAGCTGGCTTCTATACTGCTCAACAAATACTTAAG AGTTGTGCAACAGCACAAGTAGATATGTATGAAAAACTGCCAGTTCCATTTGGTTTGGTTCGTTATGGCGTTGCACCAGATCACCCAGAAGTAAAAAACTGCATCAATACCTTTACGCAGACTGCTGCCAAGGATAGATTTTCATTTTTAGGCAATGTGAATATTGGAAGTGATGTTACCTTCAGCCAGCTGAAGAAAGCTTATCATGCAGTTGTTTTG GCATATGGTGCTGCACAAGATACAGCATTAAATATTCCTGGAGAGTCTTTACACAACGTTTTATCTGCACGGGAGTTTGTTGGATGGTATAATGGTTTACCTGAAGATGCCGATTTAAAGGTTGACCTGGATGTTGAGTCAGTAGCAGTTATTGGCCAAGGAAATGTTGCTGTGGATGTTGCTAGAGTTCTACTCACACCTGTTGACATATTAAAA AATACAGATATTCCAGAGAATGTACTCGAGAGCTTGAGCAGTAGCCGTGTGAAACGTGTGACCCTCATTGGTCGTCGAGGCCCAGAGCACATTGCCTTGACTATCAAGGAACTGAGAGAGATGATCAACCTTCAGGGGTGTAGGCCTCTTTTCAGACAAGATGATTATCAACACTTAAGAGGCCTTATTCCAA ATTTACCACGACCACGTAAGAGACTGCTTGAGCTTCTGGCTAAGACAGCATTAGACAAGCCTGATGCCAAGCTTGCTTCTTCGTGGGCTGCTTCAGAGAGAGACTGGAGTTTTCGCTTTCTGCTGAGCCCTCGTGAAATTCTCGCTGCACCTGGTGGTCAAGCTGTTTGTGGAATTTTGCTTGGTAAAAATAG ACTTGAGGGTGATGGCTTGAACCAGAGGGCTGTGCAGACAGATGAAACTGAAACTCTCGAGTGTGGCTTAGTCCTACGAAGCATAGGCTACAGAGGCATCAATATTGATTCCTTGCTACCCTTCAATGAACAATTGGGAACAATTTCCAATGACGGAGGAAGAGTGACTGGTCACAATG GTGTATATGTTAGTGGATGGATCAGCACTGGTCCAGTTGGTGTGATATTGTCTACCATGACAAGTGGTTTTAGTACAGGCAAAGCCATTGTGGCAGACATCGAGGCAGGCCTGGTGGATGCCTCACAACCTCGAGGTGGAAATGTAGAAATTATGAATATTTTGAAAGAGAGAG GAGTACGACCCGTATCATTTGACGAGTGGACTCGCCTGGACAAATATGAAGTAGAGGCTGGAACCAAGCTTGGCAAGCCTCGAGAGAAAGTTTGTAATATTAAGCAAATGATGAACATAATTTACCAGTGA
- the Inos gene encoding inositol-3-phosphate synthase 1-A isoform X2 has translation MELRQLPILSVKMAHIKIESPAVRYTADYIEADYNYTNTNVWTDSKGTLIATPTVTKYTFKTQRKVPKLGLMLVGVGGNNGTTVVAAILANKYNMTWNTKDGVKKANYLGSITQASTVCLGNGPQGEVYVPLKDLLPMVDPTDIVIDGWDISSLNLADAMERARVLDYNLQVQLKPYMKTIKPRPSAYFPEFIAANQADRADNVLTGTKQELLNKIRNDIRDFKETSGVDKVIILWTANTERYSDIIPDINGTAENLLDSIKNNESEISPSTLFAVASILEGVTYINGSPQNTFVPGCIELAEKKKVFIAGDDFKSGQTKMKSVLVDFLVSAGIKPRSIVSYNHLGNNDGKNLSAPQTFRSKEISKSSVVDDMVESNNILFPDGMGPDHCVVIKYVPHVGDSKRAMDEYTSEIMMGGTNTIVIHNTCEDSLLASPLIIDLVILAELFERIQFKTELESNFDNFNSVLSVLSYLCKAPLVPHNTPVINSLFRQRSCIENILRACIGLAPTNHMLLEYKHAHIDTKIYTPAAAVKKPTDINSKESNSSHVRHPSDEIEK, from the exons ATGGAGCTAAGACAACTGCCCATTCTCTCTG TGAAAATGGCCCATATCAAGATAGAAAGTCCAGCTGTGAGATACACAGCTGATTATATTGAAGCAGATTACAACTACACAAATACTAATGTATGGACAGACAGTAAAGGGACGTTGATTGCAACACCAACTGTTACAAAGTATACCTTTAAAACGCAAAGAAAG GTGCCAAAGCTTGGACTGAtgctggtgggtgttggtggtaacaATGGTACCACAGTTGTAGCGGCCATCCTTGCCAACAAATACAACATGACGTGGAATACAAAAGATGGAGTGAAGAAGGCTAACTACTTAG GCTCTATAACTCAAGCAAGTACAGTGTGTTTAGGAAATGGACCCCAAGGAGAAGTTTATGTACCTTTGAAGGACTTGCTACCCATGGttgatccaactgacattgttatTGATG GTTGGGACATCTCATCACTCAACCTTGCTGATGCCATGGAGCGAGCTAGAGTGCTTGACTACAACTTGCAGGTCCAGTTAAAGCCGTACATGAAAACAATAAAACCTCGTCCTTCAGCATACTTTCCAGAATTCATCGCAGCCAACCAAGCAGATCGGGCAGATAATGTCTTAACGGGCACGAAGCAAGAACTTTTAAATAAGATCAGGAATGACATTAGGGATTTCAAGGAAACAAGTGGAGTCGATAAAGTCATAATACTGTGGACAGCAAATACAGAAAGATACAGTGACATCATACCTGACATCAATGGTACTGCAGAAAATTTACTGGATAGTATTAAAAACAATGAAAGTGAGATTTCACCATCAACTTTGTTTGCAGTGGCCAGTATTCTTGAAGGG GTGACGTATATTAATGGATCACCGCAAAACACATTTGTACCTGGTTGCATTGAGCTGGCTGAGAAGAAAAAGGTATTCATTGCAGGAGATGACTTCAAGTCAGGTCAAACAAAAATGAAGTCTGTTTTAGTGGACTTCTTAGTGAGTGCTGGAATTAAACCAAGATCAATTGTCAGTTATAATCACCTTGGCAATAATGATGGGAAGAATCTTAGTGCTCCTCAGACTTTCAGATCAAAGGAG ATCTcaaagagtagtgttgtggatgaTATGGTGGAATCCAACAACATCCTGTTTCCCGACGGAATGGGTCCTGACCACTGTGTAGTCATCAAATATGTACCTCATGTAGGTGACAGCAAACGTGCTATGGATGAGTACACATCTGAAATAATGATGGGTGGAACAAACACAATTGTCATTCACAACACCTGTGAAGACTCCCTGTTGGCCAGTCCCTTGATCATTGATCTTGTCATTCTTGCAGAACTTTTTGAGCGAATTCAGTTTAAGACTGAACTTGAATCCAATTTTGATAATTTTAATTCAGTTTTGTCAGTTCTAAGCTACTTGTGTAAAGCACCATTGGTTCCGCATAATACCCCTGTAATAAATTCTTTATTTCGTCAAAGGAGCTGTATTGAAAATATATTGCGTGCCTGCATTGGGTTAGCACCCACCAACCACATGCTTCTGGAGTATAAGCATGCACATATTGATACAAAAATTTATACGCCCGCTGCTGCTGTGAAGAAACCGACTGATATAAATTCAAAAGAAAGCAATTCATCACATGTGCGCCACCCATCAGACGAGATCGAAAAATAA
- the Inos gene encoding inositol-3-phosphate synthase 1-A isoform X3, producing MWCVKMAHIKIESPAVRYTADYIEADYNYTNTNVWTDSKGTLIATPTVTKYTFKTQRKVPKLGLMLVGVGGNNGTTVVAAILANKYNMTWNTKDGVKKANYLGSITQASTVCLGNGPQGEVYVPLKDLLPMVDPTDIVIDGWDISSLNLADAMERARVLDYNLQVQLKPYMKTIKPRPSAYFPEFIAANQADRADNVLTGTKQELLNKIRNDIRDFKETSGVDKVIILWTANTERYSDIIPDINGTAENLLDSIKNNESEISPSTLFAVASILEGVTYINGSPQNTFVPGCIELAEKKKVFIAGDDFKSGQTKMKSVLVDFLVSAGIKPRSIVSYNHLGNNDGKNLSAPQTFRSKEISKSSVVDDMVESNNILFPDGMGPDHCVVIKYVPHVGDSKRAMDEYTSEIMMGGTNTIVIHNTCEDSLLASPLIIDLVILAELFERIQFKTELESNFDNFNSVLSVLSYLCKAPLVPHNTPVINSLFRQRSCIENILRACIGLAPTNHMLLEYKHAHIDTKIYTPAAAVKKPTDINSKESNSSHVRHPSDEIEK from the exons ATGTGGTGTG TGAAAATGGCCCATATCAAGATAGAAAGTCCAGCTGTGAGATACACAGCTGATTATATTGAAGCAGATTACAACTACACAAATACTAATGTATGGACAGACAGTAAAGGGACGTTGATTGCAACACCAACTGTTACAAAGTATACCTTTAAAACGCAAAGAAAG GTGCCAAAGCTTGGACTGAtgctggtgggtgttggtggtaacaATGGTACCACAGTTGTAGCGGCCATCCTTGCCAACAAATACAACATGACGTGGAATACAAAAGATGGAGTGAAGAAGGCTAACTACTTAG GCTCTATAACTCAAGCAAGTACAGTGTGTTTAGGAAATGGACCCCAAGGAGAAGTTTATGTACCTTTGAAGGACTTGCTACCCATGGttgatccaactgacattgttatTGATG GTTGGGACATCTCATCACTCAACCTTGCTGATGCCATGGAGCGAGCTAGAGTGCTTGACTACAACTTGCAGGTCCAGTTAAAGCCGTACATGAAAACAATAAAACCTCGTCCTTCAGCATACTTTCCAGAATTCATCGCAGCCAACCAAGCAGATCGGGCAGATAATGTCTTAACGGGCACGAAGCAAGAACTTTTAAATAAGATCAGGAATGACATTAGGGATTTCAAGGAAACAAGTGGAGTCGATAAAGTCATAATACTGTGGACAGCAAATACAGAAAGATACAGTGACATCATACCTGACATCAATGGTACTGCAGAAAATTTACTGGATAGTATTAAAAACAATGAAAGTGAGATTTCACCATCAACTTTGTTTGCAGTGGCCAGTATTCTTGAAGGG GTGACGTATATTAATGGATCACCGCAAAACACATTTGTACCTGGTTGCATTGAGCTGGCTGAGAAGAAAAAGGTATTCATTGCAGGAGATGACTTCAAGTCAGGTCAAACAAAAATGAAGTCTGTTTTAGTGGACTTCTTAGTGAGTGCTGGAATTAAACCAAGATCAATTGTCAGTTATAATCACCTTGGCAATAATGATGGGAAGAATCTTAGTGCTCCTCAGACTTTCAGATCAAAGGAG ATCTcaaagagtagtgttgtggatgaTATGGTGGAATCCAACAACATCCTGTTTCCCGACGGAATGGGTCCTGACCACTGTGTAGTCATCAAATATGTACCTCATGTAGGTGACAGCAAACGTGCTATGGATGAGTACACATCTGAAATAATGATGGGTGGAACAAACACAATTGTCATTCACAACACCTGTGAAGACTCCCTGTTGGCCAGTCCCTTGATCATTGATCTTGTCATTCTTGCAGAACTTTTTGAGCGAATTCAGTTTAAGACTGAACTTGAATCCAATTTTGATAATTTTAATTCAGTTTTGTCAGTTCTAAGCTACTTGTGTAAAGCACCATTGGTTCCGCATAATACCCCTGTAATAAATTCTTTATTTCGTCAAAGGAGCTGTATTGAAAATATATTGCGTGCCTGCATTGGGTTAGCACCCACCAACCACATGCTTCTGGAGTATAAGCATGCACATATTGATACAAAAATTTATACGCCCGCTGCTGCTGTGAAGAAACCGACTGATATAAATTCAAAAGAAAGCAATTCATCACATGTGCGCCACCCATCAGACGAGATCGAAAAATAA
- the Inos gene encoding inositol-3-phosphate synthase 1-A isoform X1, producing MLNYKFTLMATAVKMAHIKIESPAVRYTADYIEADYNYTNTNVWTDSKGTLIATPTVTKYTFKTQRKVPKLGLMLVGVGGNNGTTVVAAILANKYNMTWNTKDGVKKANYLGSITQASTVCLGNGPQGEVYVPLKDLLPMVDPTDIVIDGWDISSLNLADAMERARVLDYNLQVQLKPYMKTIKPRPSAYFPEFIAANQADRADNVLTGTKQELLNKIRNDIRDFKETSGVDKVIILWTANTERYSDIIPDINGTAENLLDSIKNNESEISPSTLFAVASILEGVTYINGSPQNTFVPGCIELAEKKKVFIAGDDFKSGQTKMKSVLVDFLVSAGIKPRSIVSYNHLGNNDGKNLSAPQTFRSKEISKSSVVDDMVESNNILFPDGMGPDHCVVIKYVPHVGDSKRAMDEYTSEIMMGGTNTIVIHNTCEDSLLASPLIIDLVILAELFERIQFKTELESNFDNFNSVLSVLSYLCKAPLVPHNTPVINSLFRQRSCIENILRACIGLAPTNHMLLEYKHAHIDTKIYTPAAAVKKPTDINSKESNSSHVRHPSDEIEK from the exons ATGTTGAACTACAAATTCACCTTGATGGCTACTGCTG TGAAAATGGCCCATATCAAGATAGAAAGTCCAGCTGTGAGATACACAGCTGATTATATTGAAGCAGATTACAACTACACAAATACTAATGTATGGACAGACAGTAAAGGGACGTTGATTGCAACACCAACTGTTACAAAGTATACCTTTAAAACGCAAAGAAAG GTGCCAAAGCTTGGACTGAtgctggtgggtgttggtggtaacaATGGTACCACAGTTGTAGCGGCCATCCTTGCCAACAAATACAACATGACGTGGAATACAAAAGATGGAGTGAAGAAGGCTAACTACTTAG GCTCTATAACTCAAGCAAGTACAGTGTGTTTAGGAAATGGACCCCAAGGAGAAGTTTATGTACCTTTGAAGGACTTGCTACCCATGGttgatccaactgacattgttatTGATG GTTGGGACATCTCATCACTCAACCTTGCTGATGCCATGGAGCGAGCTAGAGTGCTTGACTACAACTTGCAGGTCCAGTTAAAGCCGTACATGAAAACAATAAAACCTCGTCCTTCAGCATACTTTCCAGAATTCATCGCAGCCAACCAAGCAGATCGGGCAGATAATGTCTTAACGGGCACGAAGCAAGAACTTTTAAATAAGATCAGGAATGACATTAGGGATTTCAAGGAAACAAGTGGAGTCGATAAAGTCATAATACTGTGGACAGCAAATACAGAAAGATACAGTGACATCATACCTGACATCAATGGTACTGCAGAAAATTTACTGGATAGTATTAAAAACAATGAAAGTGAGATTTCACCATCAACTTTGTTTGCAGTGGCCAGTATTCTTGAAGGG GTGACGTATATTAATGGATCACCGCAAAACACATTTGTACCTGGTTGCATTGAGCTGGCTGAGAAGAAAAAGGTATTCATTGCAGGAGATGACTTCAAGTCAGGTCAAACAAAAATGAAGTCTGTTTTAGTGGACTTCTTAGTGAGTGCTGGAATTAAACCAAGATCAATTGTCAGTTATAATCACCTTGGCAATAATGATGGGAAGAATCTTAGTGCTCCTCAGACTTTCAGATCAAAGGAG ATCTcaaagagtagtgttgtggatgaTATGGTGGAATCCAACAACATCCTGTTTCCCGACGGAATGGGTCCTGACCACTGTGTAGTCATCAAATATGTACCTCATGTAGGTGACAGCAAACGTGCTATGGATGAGTACACATCTGAAATAATGATGGGTGGAACAAACACAATTGTCATTCACAACACCTGTGAAGACTCCCTGTTGGCCAGTCCCTTGATCATTGATCTTGTCATTCTTGCAGAACTTTTTGAGCGAATTCAGTTTAAGACTGAACTTGAATCCAATTTTGATAATTTTAATTCAGTTTTGTCAGTTCTAAGCTACTTGTGTAAAGCACCATTGGTTCCGCATAATACCCCTGTAATAAATTCTTTATTTCGTCAAAGGAGCTGTATTGAAAATATATTGCGTGCCTGCATTGGGTTAGCACCCACCAACCACATGCTTCTGGAGTATAAGCATGCACATATTGATACAAAAATTTATACGCCCGCTGCTGCTGTGAAGAAACCGACTGATATAAATTCAAAAGAAAGCAATTCATCACATGTGCGCCACCCATCAGACGAGATCGAAAAATAA
- the Inos gene encoding inositol-3-phosphate synthase 1-A isoform X4, translating to MAHIKIESPAVRYTADYIEADYNYTNTNVWTDSKGTLIATPTVTKYTFKTQRKVPKLGLMLVGVGGNNGTTVVAAILANKYNMTWNTKDGVKKANYLGSITQASTVCLGNGPQGEVYVPLKDLLPMVDPTDIVIDGWDISSLNLADAMERARVLDYNLQVQLKPYMKTIKPRPSAYFPEFIAANQADRADNVLTGTKQELLNKIRNDIRDFKETSGVDKVIILWTANTERYSDIIPDINGTAENLLDSIKNNESEISPSTLFAVASILEGVTYINGSPQNTFVPGCIELAEKKKVFIAGDDFKSGQTKMKSVLVDFLVSAGIKPRSIVSYNHLGNNDGKNLSAPQTFRSKEISKSSVVDDMVESNNILFPDGMGPDHCVVIKYVPHVGDSKRAMDEYTSEIMMGGTNTIVIHNTCEDSLLASPLIIDLVILAELFERIQFKTELESNFDNFNSVLSVLSYLCKAPLVPHNTPVINSLFRQRSCIENILRACIGLAPTNHMLLEYKHAHIDTKIYTPAAAVKKPTDINSKESNSSHVRHPSDEIEK from the exons ATGGCCCATATCAAGATAGAAAGTCCAGCTGTGAGATACACAGCTGATTATATTGAAGCAGATTACAACTACACAAATACTAATGTATGGACAGACAGTAAAGGGACGTTGATTGCAACACCAACTGTTACAAAGTATACCTTTAAAACGCAAAGAAAG GTGCCAAAGCTTGGACTGAtgctggtgggtgttggtggtaacaATGGTACCACAGTTGTAGCGGCCATCCTTGCCAACAAATACAACATGACGTGGAATACAAAAGATGGAGTGAAGAAGGCTAACTACTTAG GCTCTATAACTCAAGCAAGTACAGTGTGTTTAGGAAATGGACCCCAAGGAGAAGTTTATGTACCTTTGAAGGACTTGCTACCCATGGttgatccaactgacattgttatTGATG GTTGGGACATCTCATCACTCAACCTTGCTGATGCCATGGAGCGAGCTAGAGTGCTTGACTACAACTTGCAGGTCCAGTTAAAGCCGTACATGAAAACAATAAAACCTCGTCCTTCAGCATACTTTCCAGAATTCATCGCAGCCAACCAAGCAGATCGGGCAGATAATGTCTTAACGGGCACGAAGCAAGAACTTTTAAATAAGATCAGGAATGACATTAGGGATTTCAAGGAAACAAGTGGAGTCGATAAAGTCATAATACTGTGGACAGCAAATACAGAAAGATACAGTGACATCATACCTGACATCAATGGTACTGCAGAAAATTTACTGGATAGTATTAAAAACAATGAAAGTGAGATTTCACCATCAACTTTGTTTGCAGTGGCCAGTATTCTTGAAGGG GTGACGTATATTAATGGATCACCGCAAAACACATTTGTACCTGGTTGCATTGAGCTGGCTGAGAAGAAAAAGGTATTCATTGCAGGAGATGACTTCAAGTCAGGTCAAACAAAAATGAAGTCTGTTTTAGTGGACTTCTTAGTGAGTGCTGGAATTAAACCAAGATCAATTGTCAGTTATAATCACCTTGGCAATAATGATGGGAAGAATCTTAGTGCTCCTCAGACTTTCAGATCAAAGGAG ATCTcaaagagtagtgttgtggatgaTATGGTGGAATCCAACAACATCCTGTTTCCCGACGGAATGGGTCCTGACCACTGTGTAGTCATCAAATATGTACCTCATGTAGGTGACAGCAAACGTGCTATGGATGAGTACACATCTGAAATAATGATGGGTGGAACAAACACAATTGTCATTCACAACACCTGTGAAGACTCCCTGTTGGCCAGTCCCTTGATCATTGATCTTGTCATTCTTGCAGAACTTTTTGAGCGAATTCAGTTTAAGACTGAACTTGAATCCAATTTTGATAATTTTAATTCAGTTTTGTCAGTTCTAAGCTACTTGTGTAAAGCACCATTGGTTCCGCATAATACCCCTGTAATAAATTCTTTATTTCGTCAAAGGAGCTGTATTGAAAATATATTGCGTGCCTGCATTGGGTTAGCACCCACCAACCACATGCTTCTGGAGTATAAGCATGCACATATTGATACAAAAATTTATACGCCCGCTGCTGCTGTGAAGAAACCGACTGATATAAATTCAAAAGAAAGCAATTCATCACATGTGCGCCACCCATCAGACGAGATCGAAAAATAA